CGTTCTTTTTGAACATATAATCCGCTTCCTGATGAATGATTTTCTCCAGGGTTTTATTTTGTTGCTGTGCCCTCACAACCAGTTCATCAAAGAATTGTACATTCTCACGGATGTTGTTTTCGTAGGAATAATGAGGATCCGGTTCAAGATCAGGGGTGTACGCCTCAAAAAGAGCATCAGTAAAGCCCCAGTCGTACTTGAAAAGAAACCGCTCGGTGGACATGATCAGGATGACATCCTTTTTTTCGACTTCTGCCCGGATATCCAGATCGGCCGTAAAGGTGGAATCATCGTAGGAATCGGGATAGACCAGTGCATTGAAGTACCAAAAAGCATGATTGTTAAAGCAATGGTCGGGGATCCGGGCGTTATAGATATTCCAGTAATAACTGTCGCCTTCGACCAGGACATCCGGACGGGTTTTGCCTTTCCGGTCTTCGAAACGGATCACCGGGTAGGCCATGGGGCCGTGCGGCAGTTCAAAGAGCAGGTTTAGCGGTTTGGCCGCATCGTAGTCGGTGTCGCGCAGTGAATCAGAGACGATAATCCGTTCAACGGAAAAGTCGGGCATGTCGATCTGACGCATGCGCTCAATGTATTTGACCATCGTGTCCGCCATCAGTGTCATTCCGTACACGCTCCAGTGAACTCCGTACCTGGGATAAAGGTCGTAGCGGGAGGTATCCTTCAGGGCAAGGTAGCAGGCATTCAGGTCGAGGAATCTGATGTTCAACTCGTTAAGTTTTTTAACAATGTACGTGTAGTTGGAGGGTTCTTTTTTCCGTTCAGCCGGTCCTTCGGGAAGGGTTTCGGGGCTGAAGCGTGCCTTGCTGGGCTCCAGAACAGGTACCAGATCGATACCGTAGGTCTTCTTCAGGTGGTCCTGGACGAATTTCAGCCGTCCCAGTTTCTTATCCCAGGTCGTTGAGCCAATGAAATCCTCTCCTGTCCAGGCCCGGATATAGTCCTGTTCATGAAGGACGTTATGCCTGCCGATAACCACACCTTCTGCATGGACTTTTTTAAATAGTGTAAAGTCGATCTGGTTATGGAGCCGGACCAGGCTGTTGTGAAGGCCAAGGCATTGTTCCAGGTAAGGGTTGTATTTTGCCTGGAAATCACCCGAGAGCCAGCCGGATTTTTGCAGTGCAGGTTTTTCCGGCAGGATAAAATCGCCATTCAGGGGCCGGATCGGGAAAATGTGTAATTGGTTCTGCACGAAAGGGATGAACAGGAGGAAAAGGATGAGGAGGAGGGCTGTTTTTTTGGCGGATTGCATCAGGTATGGCCTTACTTTGCAAAGATAAGGGGAAATGAGTCACCAAGGAATGCCCGAAGTCGACGTCATTCGCGCAAAAAAAGAAACCGCCGGTGTTCACCGGCGGTTTTTGCCTCATTAGATAAGTTCTCTTGCTTGTATTCCATGAGGCGTTGCGGGAATTACTACACCTCCTCTAAGACGAAGTAACGGGATAAAATTAGATACTTGCGGATTCTAATCCAAGAAAAAGTCGACTTATTCTATGAAGGCATACGTTTTCCGGATGAACACCCCCACTTCTTTTACGAAGCCACTATAGTTTAAGTTCATCCAGGAGCCTGATGTGTTTGGACGGGATGCTGAATAAATACTCTTTTCCTCCTGCCGACAGAATGCACTCATTTCTGTGGCGGTTAATTTTTCGAAGGTAAGAAAGGTTGATGATCACCGAGCGGTTGATGCGAAAAAACTGATTCGTCAGGGTTTCTTCAAGTTTGCCTATGCTCTGGCTGATGGTTTCTCTCTTTTCATCGAGCAGGACAATATCGGTATAGCTTCCGTCAGCAACGAAATACACTATCTCATTCGGTTCGATCATCAGGTACCCTGTCCGGATATTGAAACGCAACTTGAATGTATGATCAACCTCTCTGATCAGATTGTCCAATTTCTGTCCAACGTCCATCTTCCCTTTTTCTGACAGGAACTTATAGATGCACTGTTTCAGTTCATCCGGATCAATGGGTTTGAGTATATAATCGAATGCTGCAAGCTTTATGGCCAGGATAGCATATTCGTTGTAGGCCGTTACAAAGACGATCGTCGGAGCGATGGGGTACTTCCGGATCTCCCTGATCAGGTCAAATCCGTTTTTAAACGGCATTTCAATATCGAGAAAGATGATATCCGGGTGATGGAACAGGACTGCCTTCAGTGCTGAGTCTGCATCCGCTTCTTTCCCAACGATCCTGCATTCGGGAAAGCCGGATAAAAATTTTTCAAGAATTTCCCGTGCACTGGCTTCATCGTCAACGATAAGGGCTTTAAAAGGTGTATTCATATCGTTTTTTTAACCATCCTGAGTACTGCAAATAAAGATATAAATTATTCAAATATGAAAAATTAAATATTGATGAAAAAATATGCGTTACATTTGAATCATCATTCAAATCTTAATGATCAGACATCATACGAAGATGAATCATCAGGCCTTTTTTAAACTTTCCTACGGAATCTACCTGGTTTGTGCCCGTAAAGAGGAGGATCTATCAGGTTTTGTTGCCAATACTGCTTTTCAGGTCACCGCTGAGCCACCCCGGATTGCCATCAGCTGCCATAAGAACAACCAGACAATCTCGGCCATCCAGTACAGCAAGTCTTTCTCCCTGTCGGTTTTGCATAAGGATGCAAGCATGGAAATGATCCGGACTTTTGGCTATTCATCGGTTGATCCCAATCCGGATCCATCCCGGAAGTTCAGTCACGTGGAGGTGAGCTATGGGAAAACGGGTTCCCCGATCGTTCTCACGGATGCCCTTGCCTATTTTGAATGCAGGGTCGTCAATTCCTACGACCAGGGAACCCATATCTTATTCATTGGCGAGGTTGTGGATGCCGTCATCCTGGATGACAGAAAGGAACCACTTACCTATGCCTATTACCGGAATGTCAGGAAGGCATTTGCTCCTCCGAACGCTCCCACTTATGTGGATCAGGAGCAGTCAGAAGAACAGAGTGGCAGCAGGGGAGAATATGTATGCCAGATCTGTGGATATGTATATGATCCCGCTGAAGGAGATCCCCGTAATGGCATTCCACCGGGAACAGCCTGGGAAGACCTTCCTGAAGGCTGGGTATGTCCGATATGCAGGGCCAACAGGTCCTACTTCCGGCAGATGGACTGATCAGAATATCACTATTTTCCTGGTCGCCAGGGTGCCGTTGCTGATGACCGTCAGGATATATACTCCTGATTTCAGGCAGCTGAGGTTTATCTCCACGTCATTTCTGCCTGACCTGACCGGCAGATCATGCTCGTAGACAAGATTACCCGCAGGATCCATGATCCTCAGAAAAACCATTTCTTCCAGCAGGGCATCCATCTGAACCTTAAAAATACCGTGATTGGGGTTCGGGATGACCTTGATCGCTGACTGTTCATTCTGTTTGTTGATTCCGGTACATTCATCCACGGTGATGGGTTGGCTTGCGGAGAAACTGCATTGGTTCTCATCCGTATAGGTATAGGTGATCACGAAGGTACCGGCACCGGAAATGTCAGGGTAAAAATATTCATCGACGACACCGGTGCCTGAATAGATACCTCCTTCAGGGGAGCCACCGGTGAGCATCCAGGGAGGATCGTCGAGGCATAGGTCAGGCAATTCGCTGAGCGTAACCTGCGTTTCAGGCCAGTAGGAGAGCACCATCATGTCAGGGGCAGGTATGTTACAGGGTTCGATCCCGGTGACAAGGATTTGCAGAAGGGCATCACCGGCGACGAGGTCAGCAGGTCCGGGGGTGTAAATGGCGTGAAGCAGGGAGGCATCATCAAAGGAACCATCACCAAAGGTATACCATTGAATTTCGGTGTAATTATCTGCCTGACCCTGAAGCATATAGGAGTCCCCCAGGCATACGGTTGCATCATCGCCGGCTGAGGCAAACGGTGGGTCAACCAGTACTACCGGCACAAAATCCTGAATGACATTGTTCAGGTTATCGGTAACGCTTGCGTAGTAGGTTGTATTGACCAGCGGTGTGTCCGTTGGATTTTGAAGGCCGGAGCTAAATCCGGGAGGATCTGAGGTCCAGGAATAGCTGAAAGGTCCCGTGGATCCCTGGGCATCGGCAAACAGCTGGACAACATTGCCTGTGCAGGCGGGGTTGGGCGTGGCCGTGACCGTCAGTTCGAACGGGCTGCCTTCGATGAAGACCGTCATTTCGTCGCTCTGCGGGCATCCCGTACTGTTGTCTGTTGCGGTCAGTTTGAACGTGACGGGACTGGTCAGGGGGATGGTCACGGGATTTTGCACACCCGGATCCTCCAGGTAGGCCCCGGGCTCCCAGTAATAACTGTAATCACCTGATCCTCCGCTGGCCATTCCTTGAAGCGTGGCGGAAGTGTTGTAAAGGATCGTCTGGTCCTCCCCGGCATCAACCATCGGTCCCGGATCCAGTGTCAGGATGATGCTGTCTATATCCGAACCTGTGCATGGATCGATTCCAAATGCTTTCAGCGTTAGTTCTGCCGTGCCCAGGCTGATATCTTCCGGTCCTGGCGTATAGGTCGCTGACAAGAGGGTGGGATCGTTGAAAATACCGTCTCCCAATGACTCCCAAAGGATTGAACCGGAATTCACAGCCGTTCCGCTAAGGTTGCGGGGAGCATTTTCACAGGCCCAGCCGTCTTCACCGGCGAACGCCTGTGGTTCATATTGAACGCTGATCGACATGGTGTCGGCTTGACTCTGCGTGCAGGGCGGATGGGGAAAGGCTGTCAGGAAAAGGTTGACTGCCCCATTTGCAAGATCTTCCTGACCGGGCGTGTAGGTTGCATCCAGCAGGGTGGGGTCGTTAAAGGTCCCGTCGCCTCCGGTCGTCCAGAACGTGGAGTCGGAGTAGGTGACCTCGGCATCAAGCGTGACAGGGGATCCTTCACAGGTAAGACGGTCCGGCCCTGCAAACGGATATGGTAACCTACTGATGGTCAATTGCATAATATCTGATAGCTCCAAATCCAGCTCATTGGATCCCGTGATGGTCAGAGTGACATTACCGGAATTTATATCGGAGATACCTGGCGTATAAAGGGGATCAGATATAGTTTGATCGTTAAATGTTCCTGATCCGGAGGTTGACCATTCAATGGAAGAAGCATTGAAAACAGTGGCATTCAGCTGAACGGTGCTGCCCTGGCATATGGTGTCATCATTACCGGCATAAACGGTCAGGAGCAATGCATCGGTGGGAGGCATGACAACATAATCGATCCAGGCGCAGTCACTTCCCCCGACCACGCTTCCATCTTTCTGGTATTTCCATTGAAAAATGTGCGGACCTTCCCCGACCGTATACGTATGTTTATTCCAGGTGGCTTCTCCTGACCACCGCCCTTTTTCCGCACCGTCAATCAGAAAGATCAGGAAGTCATAACCTGATTCGGAAGAGACCTTTGAGTAAAAGGAGATCAGGGATGTTGACAGGACATCTGCCTGGAGCAGCAATGCGCTTGACTGGGAATCATTGATGGTTCCCGACCTGGCACTGAAGGTTCCCTGGTAAATAGTTCCGGTTTCAATCATCCAGTTTTGCTGTCCGGCGTAATACCAGGGAAATTTGGTGAAATCGCCGGTTTCAAAATCTTCTGTGATCGTACCCACGATCAAATACAGGCTGTCGGTGATCAGAACTTCAGGATCTCCCCCGACCGACAGAGTGAAGGGTGCGATATGTCCATAGGGAGTTTGCGGTGATGCGGTTATGTTGAAAACAAAAGATGTATCGGAATGGGCAGGGAGCAGGAGAACGGTATCCAGCGACTGATTTATGGTGATGTACGGATCGGGCGAAGAGAGGCCTGCGATCAGATGGATCGCTTTTCCTCCGCCTTCATTGTGGAGTGCAAGTACCAGGTTGGATGTTTCACCGGGATCCAGTATCTGGTCAGCGTAATCCTGAACGGTGAGCAATCCCGGAACGATGACCGGAGCACTTGCCGTAAAGGTCAACGTGCGCTGGAGTGTATCCTGAACAGCCGTAATGATGTGTTGCATCGCGATGGGATGCCTGTCAGAAACAGCATCTGCCACCAGAAAGGAAAATGCATCCTGGAAGATAAGGATCTCTCCCGGTTGAATTGTACCGATCGGCTGTATGTTATCCATTAGGATGACCATGTCATCTTCGGTGGTGAGTTTCATGGTCGCTTCGGTATAGGGATCATCCGACAGGTTTTTCAGGGTCACATCCACCAAAACGGTATCCCCTGGCTCAATGGTGTTGTCGGAGCCCGCATGGATCACAAAATCACTCTGTATGCCTGTCGTGGTGAACGCCAGTGTTTTCTTTGACGAGATAGCATTCTGGTCAGTAGCCAGAAAGGTAACCGGAAATTGTGCATAGGCTTTTTGGGGAGCGCCGTGGAAGAGTCCGGAGACATCCATGGTCATGTCAAGCGGGTACGGGAAGGGATTTAATTGAATTTTTTTATTCTGTGTCATAGGGTTGACACCCGAACCTGACGGGATATGGTAATTTTTGGCGTCTCCATTTGTGACACCCGCGTACCATTCAACAGAAGAGGGGATGGTGCTGGTACCGTAAAAGAACTCAATTTTACCATCGGGATACAGTTTGACTACCATATTCAGATCCGAAGTGGATGACATTCCTGTTTGCGACACATTCCACCGGAACGTGGCACCGGTTGAGTCTCCCTGGTACCACAGACCGTCACCGTAGGAGGGATAGATTTGCAGGTTGAAGTCAAATCTGGGTGCTATGTTTCTGTTTTTGAGGAACCGCAGGTAATTATCCTTATGGTAAGGGAAGGTGACCAGGGAGTTATCAAATTTCAAAAAACCATTGACATACATATAAACCGTATCATAGAGCTCACCATAGAACGGAAATTGGAACGGTAAGGCCTTCAAGGCATACCCGGTCGTATTGCTGGTCGGAGTCAGTTGCTCGGCCGTAACGGCCGGGAAGGACGATGATGAGGATGTTTCCTGATATTCGTACCTGAGCGACCATTCGTACGGCAAGGTGCCGCCAGCTGCAGCCAAGGTGTAAGAATAGGGTTCATAGAGAGTGGCCGGGGGCAGGGAAGCTGTCTGGATGGTCACATCACTGTAATTTATTGCGGCGACAACCGACAAACGGGTCATGGCGTTCTGCTGGATGGGAACATTCGTTTCGCTGCAGGGAATTTCAGTCACACCACTGGTGTAATTCATCAGTGAAAATGAATTGATCTGTCCTGTTCCCCAGTTTTCAGGATCACTTTCTTCCACCTGCAGGAAAAATTTTGCTTCCAGCCCGGGTGGTAAATAATTCAGCAAGGGAGTGATATCCAGTCCGAATTCAATCGTTTTATCCGCTTCCGTCGTACCTCCCTGCATATACAGGCATTCTCCCTGATAGTTAAGGATGGGGAAACTCATCACATAGGTCGGAGCCGTTGCATTGACATTATCGGAAACACCCGCCGTGATCTTCAGCCTGTACCTGCACGTGTGGGTAAGGGTGACTTTCATGGTCAGCTGCGGACTGCAGTCGTATTTTGGCTTGAGCACATTCACCGTGTTATTCCATATACCCCCTTCGCCAAAGACATCTGCCACTGTTTTGTACATCATGTAACAATACCCGCTGTCGCCCCAGCCCGGTACACCTCCGTAACTGTTTACGAACTTGAATCCTCCGACTTCCCAGTCTTTAACCGTGACCACTCCGTCACCGTTGATGTCCAGATCATTGGTATACAGGCCGTCATCGTTGTAATCCCAGCGGATGGAATCGTTGTAACCTACAATGCAGAGGGCGTGGGAAGCTGAAGATGACCAGCCGGTGCAGACGTGTTTACCCGCTTCCGGTGATCCACCCGGGAACACGTGAAGAGAGGGTTGATTGGCATAAAAACTACCTACACCACCAACTGAAGCATCGTCCAGATGTGAATGCACCCAGTGCTTGAGTGTCATAAATCCTTCATAAGTATCCGTCCGGATATTGAACGCATCCCGGATCCTGTTGTGCATGGCATTGTAATACAGGTCATAGCCCGACATCCACCGTTTTTCCCCCCCGGCCGACATTCCTCCGTAATCTTCCACTGAGGGATCACCGACGTGCCGCAATACTTCCATGGAGTGATAATAACTGACACCGCCGTAGTAATTCGAGCCGTTCATCCAGTTCCAGGTAAAATGCGTGGGATGCTGGTTTTCAGGTTCATCCCCTGATGCATTCCTGACATAATTCATTTCGTAGGTAAAATTATACCCGACCAGTGAGGCCTGTCCGCAGGAATAACCTGCCTGGTTGAATACAGGCCGCATGAACGGTTGTGTTGAATTATCCACGATGGGCGGGAGCAGCGGTGCGTTATCTCCCCTGAAATGATCCGGTAACTCCAGGGTCGGCAGTGACGTGATGTAGATCGAATCATAATAGTTCAGGGGCGTGTAAATGCCGGATTTTAAATAAAAGGCCAGTGAATCCTGACCGGCATCATGTTTTTGGGCAGCGGATAACAAGGGCCCCAGCATCAACAGGATGGGCAGAAGTTTGTTTTTCATGATGTCCATAAAGTCCTTATTATTGGACAAGAGTCGTTGCTATTTCAGCAGGACGATCTTACCGGTACCAATCCGGTTACCGGCTTTCAGAAAATAGTGATACACTCCGTTTTTCGCAACGGATCCCGTGTCGGTCGAGCCATTCCAGACGACCGCATGGCTTCCGGGCTGAAAAGGCCGCGGATGGATCAGCGTTTTGACCTGTTTTCCCTCCAGATTGTAGATCTTTAATT
Above is a genomic segment from Bacteroidales bacterium containing:
- a CDS encoding rubredoxin translates to MCGYVYDPAEGDPRNGIPPGTAWEDLPEGWVCPICRANRSYFRQMD
- a CDS encoding T9SS type A sorting domain-containing protein; its protein translation is MDIMKNKLLPILLMLGPLLSAAQKHDAGQDSLAFYLKSGIYTPLNYYDSIYITSLPTLELPDHFRGDNAPLLPPIVDNSTQPFMRPVFNQAGYSCGQASLVGYNFTYEMNYVRNASGDEPENQHPTHFTWNWMNGSNYYGGVSYYHSMEVLRHVGDPSVEDYGGMSAGGEKRWMSGYDLYYNAMHNRIRDAFNIRTDTYEGFMTLKHWVHSHLDDASVGGVGSFYANQPSLHVFPGGSPEAGKHVCTGWSSSASHALCIVGYNDSIRWDYNDDGLYTNDLDINGDGVVTVKDWEVGGFKFVNSYGGVPGWGDSGYCYMMYKTVADVFGEGGIWNNTVNVLKPKYDCSPQLTMKVTLTHTCRYRLKITAGVSDNVNATAPTYVMSFPILNYQGECLYMQGGTTEADKTIEFGLDITPLLNYLPPGLEAKFFLQVEESDPENWGTGQINSFSLMNYTSGVTEIPCSETNVPIQQNAMTRLSVVAAINYSDVTIQTASLPPATLYEPYSYTLAAAGGTLPYEWSLRYEYQETSSSSSFPAVTAEQLTPTSNTTGYALKALPFQFPFYGELYDTVYMYVNGFLKFDNSLVTFPYHKDNYLRFLKNRNIAPRFDFNLQIYPSYGDGLWYQGDSTGATFRWNVSQTGMSSTSDLNMVVKLYPDGKIEFFYGTSTIPSSVEWYAGVTNGDAKNYHIPSGSGVNPMTQNKKIQLNPFPYPLDMTMDVSGLFHGAPQKAYAQFPVTFLATDQNAISSKKTLAFTTTGIQSDFVIHAGSDNTIEPGDTVLVDVTLKNLSDDPYTEATMKLTTEDDMVILMDNIQPIGTIQPGEILIFQDAFSFLVADAVSDRHPIAMQHIITAVQDTLQRTLTFTASAPVIVPGLLTVQDYADQILDPGETSNLVLALHNEGGGKAIHLIAGLSSPDPYITINQSLDTVLLLPAHSDTSFVFNITASPQTPYGHIAPFTLSVGGDPEVLITDSLYLIVGTITEDFETGDFTKFPWYYAGQQNWMIETGTIYQGTFSARSGTINDSQSSALLLQADVLSTSLISFYSKVSSESGYDFLIFLIDGAEKGRWSGEATWNKHTYTVGEGPHIFQWKYQKDGSVVGGSDCAWIDYVVMPPTDALLLTVYAGNDDTICQGSTVQLNATVFNASSIEWSTSGSGTFNDQTISDPLYTPGISDINSGNVTLTITGSNELDLELSDIMQLTISRLPYPFAGPDRLTCEGSPVTLDAEVTYSDSTFWTTGGDGTFNDPTLLDATYTPGQEDLANGAVNLFLTAFPHPPCTQSQADTMSISVQYEPQAFAGEDGWACENAPRNLSGTAVNSGSILWESLGDGIFNDPTLLSATYTPGPEDISLGTAELTLKAFGIDPCTGSDIDSIILTLDPGPMVDAGEDQTILYNTSATLQGMASGGSGDYSYYWEPGAYLEDPGVQNPVTIPLTSPVTFKLTATDNSTGCPQSDEMTVFIEGSPFELTVTATPNPACTGNVVQLFADAQGSTGPFSYSWTSDPPGFSSGLQNPTDTPLVNTTYYASVTDNLNNVIQDFVPVVLVDPPFASAGDDATVCLGDSYMLQGQADNYTEIQWYTFGDGSFDDASLLHAIYTPGPADLVAGDALLQILVTGIEPCNIPAPDMMVLSYWPETQVTLSELPDLCLDDPPWMLTGGSPEGGIYSGTGVVDEYFYPDISGAGTFVITYTYTDENQCSFSASQPITVDECTGINKQNEQSAIKVIPNPNHGIFKVQMDALLEEMVFLRIMDPAGNLVYEHDLPVRSGRNDVEINLSCLKSGVYILTVISNGTLATRKIVIF
- a CDS encoding LytTR family DNA-binding domain-containing protein translates to MNTPFKALIVDDEASAREILEKFLSGFPECRIVGKEADADSALKAVLFHHPDIIFLDIEMPFKNGFDLIREIRKYPIAPTIVFVTAYNEYAILAIKLAAFDYILKPIDPDELKQCIYKFLSEKGKMDVGQKLDNLIREVDHTFKLRFNIRTGYLMIEPNEIVYFVADGSYTDIVLLDEKRETISQSIGKLEETLTNQFFRINRSVIINLSYLRKINRHRNECILSAGGKEYLFSIPSKHIRLLDELKL